In Bradysia coprophila strain Holo2 unplaced genomic scaffold, BU_Bcop_v1 contig_350, whole genome shotgun sequence, a genomic segment contains:
- the LOC119080386 gene encoding uncharacterized protein LOC119080386 gives MYETPETNTEPTTSNSDQTKEDQLPAVDTPDGVRVQKVHVPETTTTPTILQNNDTKLEEIKIVAVASAATDESISKIINDEQEAESKSIKSVNKTDDVKSSDDRNETRVISLDTIIRKGLNEQMPMTAKDIDNIVPNAIKQQQDASLKQSEKLASEKEFALVYESSDDYQSSVDDKFEDEVEVNAKQPGDEQKTFAETKAVETTDDKEQKNVTPQLICETVLEEKLATDATGATDLSMKDVDESQLESTQLNESNDSSASDHSFDDFDSDSGSAHSLHKKRKHRESTAVENTVDDDADKKYADEVGDEVGEDLTNDPGPRLNRRGKPRKSYDETDNEQVKKKVGRKMKIQRYAGPKRPGVRGRPKRDDGLSCYKDLNPANNSSAATPMDELMALGHSLFSEFAPKKPGRPKRENYLPEINPEPEVDATNEMTADNVVRVQQNIDDPSTHPQLMFRRKPGRPKIDKESGGHIVFQNSELTVVNKPAKVKGEVVDSQDDTGMVMHHSKDISIVPIIKAVTNKDISRSYNLPIETTITSYGHDRSFQEANIRNMKQDPDDNTYSMAPIDDMLEVHHVEEYIPEIYDGSDGRRRGRKPKVERSTYSEMTLSEPYVLSGDRQHSKSNNGGSISVKKIEDLLEIPTRMPTLQDFSYPELTLSTTNKPSSNNNSRLNPLSAQVAHRAINKRVRGSRLSGTKPTYAELSESSNDVPESSERSMSKARKVHWKQQKKVKQAVKPHWGEQWKANLNSAKNLAALPDDNGGGKEISSQEATSNLSALADETSPALPINPIGLSTPKTEVAHKEFDESVKEILQMRQKRVPKLKYSSYDFKVRRDPNKPKMVLKFKKKYYKKKKSLITTPVASHDSGTGTTNYEPESKLQAEGETPPVKVYKKPGPKPKPKLPAPIQSPTILSNQDSTTPTTSKDAERIKRKYVRKSIQAEAHQDEPSISPAIDNADEVQSSKRKSYDTCQASGLETVNKKVKNVKLTELDDQSTSKIYLENYNKVLQDRNDVLLEILEQRSAEIRSLKLRVSNMTKSDDESKLTEKKDNGEESWSPAELSKAYSLQKLSKSFYSYVQDRFSLPLPPAIDVDRFIDCITVTKGLLTSMMQILEFDGETMSEVERVTILQISELKMESMYEYDDNLDNIIGPHSRMTVVVAKGLYSDWSQAVYLNFDLTTMKDILNMIIEELHKIKFPVVACVCKYVDGETSIWSEFNIGMGCNYFSHPVTTEFIYTFYYINDLMLATRNNFVENGFTTDTCRINTSPLEELIKVHDLRFPIRSETLTTKCDNISNVVNLFSKHTSSLLRILMPQNEIATSLADFCAVLDSFYRLMNSENGIAVSGDDHAAEEPYGKNIEYQNDILNETQLHFYKLRCPGNSKMSEFQRATMMCIESLKMLQHSTKQKFKVDCFPTRNITGEYLKKRIQQSLTANHETLAHLTPLKSMGVVKDIFLQAKSADSLMFETTAKLFFDDDIDTTLPESHYVDLLIDWIAEKYEKKHTNTNNDDFIKKMHKFEEQFQSIQNPQFKIAENSVTKVFKKLKSHTFGMFLEVIHKFVVQRHLLRMKYLNAVSAMRMVEPN, from the exons ATGTACGAGACTCCCGAAACGAATACTGAACCGACAACATCTAACTCGGATCAAACTAAAGAAGATCAACTTCCAGCAGTCGATACGCCTGATGGAGTTCGCGTGCAAAAAGTGCACGTCCCAGAAACGACAACCACTCCCACAATCCTACAGAATAACGATACTAAActggaagaaataaaaattgttgcgGTCGCATCTGCGGCTACCGACGAATCAATTAGTAAAATCATAAACGACGAACAAGAAGCAGAGAGCAAATCAATAAAAAGTGTAAATAAAACTGATGATGTGAAATCGTCCGATGATCGGAATGAGACACGCGTAATATCCCTGGATACGATAATTCGGAAAGGCCTGAACGAACAAATGCCCATGACAGCCAAAGATATCGACAATATTGTACCGAATGCCATCAAACAACAACAGGATGCCAGTTTGAAACAAAGCGAAAAGCTAGCCAGCGAAAAGGAATTCGCTTTGGTGTATGAATCGAGTGACGACTATCAATCGTCGGTCGATGATAAATTCGAAGACGAAGTGGAAGTTAACGCTAAGCAGCCAGGCGACGAACAGAAAACATTTGCTGAAACGAAAGCGGTTGAGACGACTGACGACAAAGAACAGAAGAATGTGACGCCACAGTTAATATGCGAAACAGTGCTCGAAGAAAAACTTGCTACAGATGCTACTGGTGCTACGGATCTGTCAATGAAAGATGTTGATGAAAGTCAATTGGAATCGACACAGTTGAATGAATCTAATGACTCTAGTGCATCTGATCATTCTTTTGACGATTTCGATAGTGACTCAGGTTCGGCTCACAGTTTACACAAGAAGCGCAAACATCGCGAAAGCACGGCAGTGGAAAACACAGTTGACGATGATGCAGACAAAAAGTATGCCGACGAGGTTGGTGACGAGGTTGGCGAGGATCTAACTAATGATCCTGGACCACGACTGAATCGCCGTGGAAAACCACGTAAGTCCTATGACGAAACTGACAATGAACAAGTGAAGAAGAAAGTCggcagaaaaatgaaaattcaacgtTATGCAGGTCCGAAACGTCCAGGTGTTCGG GGACGTCCGAAACGCGATGACGGGCTAAGCTGTTACAAGGACTTGAATCCAGCGAACAATTCATCTGCTGCAACACCAATGGACGAATTAATGGCACTTGGGCACAGTTTGTTTTCGGAATTTGCCCCAAAAAAACCGGGCAGACCAAAACGCGAAAATTATTTGCCCGAAATAAATCCTGAACCCGAAGTCGATGCAACAAATGAGATGACCGCTGACAATGTGGTTCGAgtacaacaaaatattgatgATCCGTCAACGCATCCGCAATTAATGTTCAGACGAAAGCCGGGACGGCcaaaaatcgacaaagaaaGTGGAGGGCATATTGTGTTCCAAAACAGTGAATTGACTGTGGTCAACAAACCGGCGAAAGTTAAGGGCGAAGTCGTTGATTCACAAGATGACACGGGAATGGTAATGCATCATTCAAAAGACATTTCCATTGTTCCGATCATCAAAGCAGTTACGAACAAAGACATAAGTCGAAGCTACAATTTACCAATTGAAACAACAATCACCAGCTACGGTCACGACAGATCCTTTCAAGAGGCGAATATCCGTAATATGAAACAGGACCCAGATGATAATACGTATTCGATGGCACCAATCGACGATATGCTAGAAGTGCATCACGTTGAAGAGTACATTCCTGAAATCTATGACGGCTCTGACGGACGACGACGAGGTAGAAAACCGAAAGTCGAACGTTCAACATATTCTGAAATGACACTCAGTGAACCGTACGTACTGAGTGGTGATAGACAGCACAGCAAATCCAACAACGGTGGAAGCATAAgtgtcaaaaaaattgaagatttaCTGGAAATTCCTACCCGAATGCCAACGTTGCAAGACTTTTCCTATCCGGAATTGACATTGTCAACCACAAACAAGCCATCTTCCAACAACAACTCCCGATTGAATCCACTGTCAGCGCAGGTCGCACATCGAGCCATAAACAAGCGAGTGCGAGGAAGCCGACTGTCTGGCACGAAACCGACATATGCCGAGTTGAGTGAAAGCAGCAACGATGTGCCAGAAAGCAGCGAACGCAGTATGTCCAAGGCCAGAAAGGTCCATTGGAAGCAACAGAAGAAAGTGAAACAAGCAGTAAAACCTCATTGGGGCGAACAGTGGAAAGCCAATTTAAATTCTGCCAAAAATCTAGCTGCACTACCTGACGACAATGGTGGTGGGAAAGAAATTTCTTCGCAAGAAGCTACCTCAAATTTATCGGCTCTAGCCGACGAAACGAGTCCAGCACTTCCAATCAATCCGATCGGATTGAGTACACCAAAGACTGAAGTCGCTCACAAAGAATTCGATGAATCTGTGAAGGAAATTCTGCAGATGAGACAAAAACGAGTTCCGAAACTGAAGTACAGTTCTTATGACTTTAAGGTTCGCAGAGATCCCAACAAACCGAAAATGGTCCTGAAATTTAAGAAGAAATACtacaagaagaagaagagccTCATCACAACACCGGTTGCATCACACGACAGTGGCACTGGTACTACAAAT TATGAACCAGAGTCAAAACTTCAAGCCGAAGGTGAAACGCCACCAGTTAAAGTTTACAAAAAGCCAGGACCAAAGCCAAAACCCAAACTGCCAGCACCTATTCAGTCACCTACGATACTATCCAATCAAGACTCCACTACTCCAACAACGTCAAAGGATGCAGAGCGCATCAAACGGAAATATGTTCGAAAGTCTATCCAAGCAGAGGCACATCAGGATGAGCCATCAATATCGCCCGCAATCGACAATGCCGATGAAGTGCAGAGTAGCAAACGCAAGTCGTACGATACCTGTCAGGCAAGTGGATTGGAAACCGTTAATAAGAAAGTGAAAAACGTCAAACTAACCGAGCTGGATGATCAGTCCACGAGCAAAATCTATTTGGAAAATTACAACAAAGTCTTACAGGACCGAAATGACGTTCTGCTGGAAATATTGGAGCAACGCAGTGCTGAAATTCGTAGCCTTAAACTTCGTGTATCAAACATGACTAAATCCGACGATGAAtcaaaattaaccgaaaagaAAGACAATGGTGAGGAATCGTGGTCGCCGGCGGAACTATCAAAGGCATACAGTCTGCAAAAACTGAGTAAATCGTTTTATAGTTACGTTCAGGATCGCTTCTCGCTGCCACTTCCGCCAGCGATAGACGTTGATCGATTTATTGACTGCATCACTGTAACGAAGGGCCTCCTAACGAGTATGATGCAAATATTGGAATTCGATGGTGAGACAATGAGCGAAGTGGAACGGGTcacaattttacaaataagCGAACTGAAAATGGAGTCAATGTACGAATACGACGATAATTTAGATAATATCATCGGACCTCATTCACGCATGACCGTTGTAGTGGCGAAGGGACTGTACAGCGATTGGAGTCAAGCGGTCTATTTGAACTTCGACTTAACGACGATGAAAGACATCCTGAACATGATTATCGAAGAGCTGCACAAGATCAAATTTCCCGTCGTTGCGTGTGTCTGTAAATATGTGGACGGCGAGACAAGCATCTGGTCCGAATTTAACATCGGCATGGGCTGTAATTATTTTTCGCATCCGGTCACCACCGAATTCATTTACACTTTTTATTACATCAATGATTTGATGCTGGCGACGCGGAACAATTTCGTTGAGAATGGATTCACCACCGACACTTGCCGCATTAATACTTCACCATTGGAAGAACTGATAAAAGTGCACGATCTACGATTTCCCATACGAAGTGAGACGTTAACAACGAAATGTGATAACATTAGCAATGTCGTTAACCTTTTCTCCAAACATACGTCGAGCCTGCTGCGGATATTAATGCCACAAAATGAAATAGCGACGAGTCTGGCCGATTTCTGTGCAGTTTTAGACTCGTTCTATCGACTGATGAACTCCGAAAATGGTATCGCCGTTTCGGGTGACGATCATGCGGCCGAAGAGCCGTAcggtaaaaatattgaatatcAAAATGACATCCTCAACGAAACTCAGCTGCATTTCTACAAACTACGTTGCCCGGGCAATAGTAAGATGTCCGAATTTCAACGTGCAACAATGATGTGCATTGAGTCGCTGAAAATGTTGCAACATTcgacgaaacaaaaattcaaagtgGACTGCTTTCCGACCCGAAACATAACCGGTGAATATTTAAAGAAACGAATCCAGCAATCGCTTACAGCAAACCACGAAACACTGGCCCATTTAACGCCACTCAAATCGATGGGAGTGGTAAAGGATATCTTTCTGCAAGCGAAAAGTGCCGACTCGTTGATGTTTGAAACAACAGCCAAACTATTTTTCGACGACGACATAGACACCACGCTGCCCGAATCGCATTATGTTGACTTGCTGATCGATTGGATTGCTGAGAAATATGAGAAGAAGCACACCAACACGAATAACGACGATTTCATCAAGAAAATGCACAAATTCGAGGAACAGTTCCAGTCCATTCAAAatccacaatttaaaattgccgAAAATTCGGTGACGAAAGTGTTTAAAAAACTCAAATCGCACACGTTCGGTATGTTTTTGGAAGTGATCCATAAGTTCGTTGTCCAGAGACATTTACTACGGATGAAGTATTTGAACGCTGTGTCGGCAATGCGTATGGTTGAACCAAattag
- the LOC119081094 gene encoding uncharacterized protein LOC119081094, with amino-acid sequence MTHASAIWTTKLLHQLADRIQNVIDKTTEDQAVKQIDCAINSATVHPFDPFSSLDLHKMVNDVSGEIGRGERQRFNTPSEMAFVRSKHSQRAASLSRSMVAMLAHSEQTDMEMDRCIELLFAQIDNNIRTLAPRISAAKIKASKLSTQLRDAVEASFTDFLAGAKTAGIEKNMVRKKPSPAFLSRMSMPAVRTGSTNEPDDIPSDVKNVPDDAEPAAKRGKSCSSETLAPLVNDDGRAEGQESEQMSVDTLRDIIKLVSGRQ; translated from the coding sequence ATGACTCATGCGAGCGCCATTTGGACGACAAAACTTCTGCATCAGTTAGCTGATAGGATCCAGAATGTCATTGACAAGACTACAGAAGATCAGGCTGTGAAGCAAATCGATTGCGCGATCAACTCTGCGACTGTGCACCCGTTTGATCCTTTCTCTTCGTTAGACCTACACAAGATGGTAAACGACGTTTCTGGTGAAATTGGTCGGGGTGAAAGGCAACGTTTCAATACGCCGAGTGAGATGGCATTTGTTAGGTCGAAGCATTCGCAACGTGCGGCAAGTCTTAGTAGATCTATGGTGGCAATGCTTGCGCATTCTGAACAGACAGACATGGAAATGGACCGTTGTATCGAGTTGCTGTTTGCGCAAATCGATAACAATATTCGTACGCTTGCCCCAAGAATATCCGCTGCGAAGATCAAAGCTTCTAAGCTTTCAACGCAGTTGCGCGATGCCGTTGAGGCTTCATTCACCGATTTTCTCGCTGGAGCTAAGACCGCTGGAATTGAGAAGAATATGGTTCGGAAAAAGCCAAGTCCGGCATTTCTTTCCCGAATGTCCATGCCAGCTGTGCGAACAGGCTCTACGAACGAGCCAGATGACATTCCTTCTGATGTCAAAAACGTTCCGGATGATGCTGAACCAGCAGCGAAACGTGGGAAAAGTTGTTCATCCGAAACGCTTGCACCGCTAGTGAACGACGACGGACGTGCTGAGGGACAGGAGAGTGAACAGATGTCAGTGGATACCCTCCGCGATATAATCAAGTTAGTGTCTGGAAGACAGTAG